In Gemmatimonadaceae bacterium, the genomic window CCCATAACTGCGCGGATGCGGGAACCCGCGTCCGAAGGTCACGAGGTCGCCGTCGGTCTCAACCATGGTCCCCGGGTGACGCAGGAAGCGCTCGACATCGGCTTCGTCCATGCCGTGGAAGATGCCGATGAACCCACCTCGCAGTTGCAACGCGATCAGCGCCTCGACTGCGGCCGCGATGGTTGCCGGACGGCCATGCGCCACGAGGTAGTCCTCCAGCGTCTTGCCGGCGAGCGACGAATCCGACGGCACCTCGCGGAACTGGATGGACGCCGGCCCCGCGCCGGACTGCTGCGTGAATCGCACCAGCATCTCGCGAACGAGCCGCGCCCTCGTCCCCACATCCGCGACGCGCCGCGCGAATGCCGCAGGGCCATCCGCCAACGCCCACGGCGGGAACATCAGGTCGGAATACGTGCTGTAGGCGGTGTACGGATAGACATCTGCTGCCACCTCCAATCCCGCCACACGCGCCGAATCGAGCAGCGCCAGGACACGCTCGCTCCATCCCCACTGCGCGGCTCCCGTCACCTTCAGGTGATTCACCTGCACGGGAATCCGCGCACGACGGCCAACCTCGAGTGCCTCGCGCGTTGCGTCGAGCACTGCGACGCCCTCATCACGCATGTGTGTGACATACAGCCCGCCGGATCGCGCTGCCACGTCAGCGAGCGCAACAAGCTCGTCCAGTGTCGCATACGTCGCCGGCACGTATTCCAGTCCCGTGGACAGCCCCAGCGCCCCTTGCTGCATGGCGGAGTCCACGAGCGCGGCCATCCACGCCAGTTCCGCAGCGGACGGGGCGCGGTTGGCGAGCCTCATGACGCGCTTGCGAATCCAGGTGTGCCCCGCGAACAACCCCACGTTCGGCGCCATGCGCACGCGCGCCCGGTACGCATCCATCGGGAATGCCTCGTCCTGCGAGTGCAGCGGCGCCAGCACGGTGGTGATGCCCTGCCGCACGAAGTTCTCGGCCTGCGGATGGTCTGCCAGGGTGACCAGGTGTGCGTGGTTGTCCCAGAAGCCCGGCGCGACCACGTGGCCGGCCACGTCCATCACGCGAGCAGCGCCATTCCGCGGCAGGGCAGCGCCGATCGCCACGATGCGATCGCCCGTGATCGCCACGTCCGCGACACGCCGTGGCGCTCCGGTACCGTCGATCACGGTCCCGCCGGTCAGCAGCAGGTCATAGGCAGGGGCTGCCTTCCCGCATCCTGCAAGCAGCGCGACCAGCATGGCTGCGCGTGTCGCATGCCTTGCGCGCGGCGCGGACTTCATGGCTGCTCCGCCGTGATGCGAAGCGCTGTCAGCTTGCCCTGCGGTCCCAGCGATACCAGCACTCGGAATCGCTCCGCGCCGAACCACGCGAAGTACTGGCGTTCCACATCATCACCGACCTCCCGCCTCGCGAGCAATTCGAGTCGCGTCGGGGCGCCCCTGCCCCGCAGCGTCGCCGTCAGGGCTGCCTTCAATCGCGGGAAGGTGGTCTGGCGCACCACCTCGAAATCGTCGAGCGCCAGCCCACCGCCGGCCACTCGCGTCAGCACCGTCCGCACCGCCGCAGTGGCCTGCGGCTCCCGATCGGGAATCGCAATGACCGGTGGCGACGACGCGGCCAGCGACGAGTCCACCAGCGCGGCGACCTGCATCGCCAGCGCGGCAGGGGCCATGGCGCGTGCATTGGAGAGCACCGCCACGGCGAGATCGTCATCCGGGAAGCGTGTGTACTGCGACACGAAGCCCTGCCAGACCCCGCCGTGCTCCTGCACGGGGTGCCCATTGGCCTCGCCGAGAAACCAGCCGAGCGCGTACGGATAGGCGCGTCCGCTGTTCAGCCGCGTGGCGGAGAGCATCAATGCCCAGCTCTCCGGACGCAGCAGCCGCCGCTGACGCACCACCTCGTTCCACGCGATCATGTCGCGGAGCGACAGCAGCATGGATCCGTCGGCGGTGGTATTCAGTCGCGGTGCCACCCACGCCGCGTGGTCCCAGCCGGTGGCGGTGGGGAGGTATCCGTGCGCGCGGTGCGGCACGACGGCGGACTCGGTGATCACGCGGATGGTCGGCATTCCCGCCGGCGTGAAGATCCGCTCGCGGAGGAACTCGTCGTACGGGCGACCGGTGACGCGCGTCACGATGATGCCAAGGAGCACGTAGCCGGTGTTGGAGTAGTTCCACCGGGCGCCGGCCGGAAATTCCAGCGGCAACGCGGAGGCCATCGCGATCAGGTCAGCGTCACTGTAGTCCTTGCGGTAGTCGAAGCGGTCGCTGGTGTAGTCCGGGACGCCGCCGGTGTGACTGAGCAGATGGCGGATGGTGATCGGTTGCCACGTGGCCGGGACTTCGGGGAGGTAGCGGCGCACGGAACTGTCGAGCGCCATGCGTCCGTCCTCCACCAGCGCCAGCACGCCAGCCGCGGTGAACTGCTTGCCGAGCGATCCGGACTGGAACATCGTCTCGTCGGTGACCGGCGTGCGGTTCTCCAGCTCCGCCACGCCAAAGCCGCGTGCCAGCAGCACCTCGCCGCGCCGCATCACGGCCACCGCGAGCCCGGGGATGCGGGCGGCGTCCATGGTGTGGCGAACGAGGGTGTCGATCGCCGCGGTGGTCGGCAGTGCCTCACGGCGCAGTGACCACGGCAGCGTGAGCGGCGCCGGGTTCGGCCAGAGCCGATCCAGCGTGCCGCCACGATAGAGCACCCCGCCCTTCATCACGCTGCTGACCGACCGCGCATTGCGGATGTCCTGCAACGGGTCGGCATCGAGCACCACCAGGTCCGCGACCTTGCCAGCCTCGATCGAACCGAGATCCGCATCGAGGCCGAGCGCGTGCGCGCCTTCGATGGTGGCGACGCGCAGGACTTCGTCAGGCCGCATGCCGCCATCCGCGAGCAGCCCCATTTCCCAATGATTCGAGAGGCCCTGCACCTCGCCGTGCCCGCCCAGGCCGATGTGACCGCCGGCGCGCAGCACCGCCACAGCGCCAGCCGCGGCGTCGCTATCGTTGAAGTCCTGCGGGGGAAACCAGAGCACGCGCGACGAGGACTTCTGGAACAGCGCCCCGTCGGGGAACCAGCGATTGATGCGGGCGTCCTGGTGCGGCCGTTCCTCGGCGAGGAGACGGTACACCGGCAGCGCACCACCGAACGCGACGACCAGCGTGGGGGTGTTGGTGATGCCGGTGCGCGCCATGAGCTGCACCACATCGTCGTGGATGGGTGCCTCGGGGATCGCGTGTTCCAGGCCGCTGAAGCCGTCCATGATGTGCGTGAGATCTTCCTTGCCGTCGGCGCCACCCTCGGTGGTCGGCATGAGACCGAGCTCTCGCGCCGCCTCCACCAGCCACTGTCGCTGCTGGCGGGATCCCGTCAGGTACGACTTGAGGTAGGCAGTCCCGTACTCGTCGCGGTAACGGCGGAGTTCGCGCCGCGCGTCATCCAGCGACTGGAAGTTCGTGCCGGCGAAGATGCCCGGTCCGGCGGACAGCACGCGGGGGCTGGGGGCACCATCCACCTCGACGAGATCGGCGAGGTCGAAGATGTCCGGCGTGACCTGCGGGTCGCGGATGGTGGTGACGCCGAGCGCGAGGTTGGCGAAGCCGTTGGTGGACTCGGGTTGCAGGAGCGGTCCCGATGGTCCCCAGTGGGCGTGCAGGTCGATGAAGCCCGGGACGATGAACTTTCCGCTCACGTCCACCACCCGCACGCCCGGTGGAGTGCGGATGCTGTCGCGCGGTCCGACGCCGACGATGCGGCCGTCGGTGACCGTCACATCGGCGTTCCTGCGCACCTCCGTGCCGCGCATGGTGATCACCGTCGCGCCCCGAAGCACGACAGTGCCGGTGACAGTGGCACGCGGCAGCGAGACCTCGAAGGCACGCGCCGGCGGCGCCGGCGCAGTGGCGCCGGCCGGCGCGTTGGCCGGCTGCGCGGTGGACGCCTGCGGCCGCGGAGCAGGACCAGTCACACGGAAGTCGCCACCGGCGGCGGCGACTTCCGCGCGTTGTGCGTCCGGCGGGAGTGCACCGGGCGGCACCAGCAGCGTGGATCGCAGCGGTGCCGTGTTCGCGATGATCGTGCGGCCATCCAGGCTCCAGGTGGGGTCGGCCCACCACGCCGGCGCCGTCGTGAGGCGCACCGGGGCCTCACGTCCGTCAGCGCGTGCCTTCCACAGGGCGCCGCCGGTCTCGTCCCACGTGACGTACGCCACCCAGCGGGCATCGGGCGACCAGGCGGGCATGAACTCCCGCGCGCGGGGCGTGTTCGTCAGTCGTCGTGGTGTACCGCTGGCATCGGTGACCCACACACGGCCCAGTGCCGAGAACGCCACGCGGCCGTTCGACGCCGTCACCTGATGCTGGACGCGTCGGGTACGCACGGCGCCGGTGTCGAGCCGCTGCGGGACGTGCAGCGTCGGCGTCACGTCGAGCGCGACGTCGACTGTGAAGGGGATGATGGTGTCGGTGCCGTCCTGGAGTCCGAGGCGGTGGATCCTGCCGCCGAAGGCCGCGAAGACGAACCGGCCGTCGGGCGAGAAGGCGGCGTTGGGCAGGACGTCGCGCGACGCGCGCGCCTCGAGCTGATGGCGGTCCACCGGGTACGCCAGCCAGCGCTCCGCACCCGTGGCGAGGTGTCGTGCGCGCAGTCCCGTCTGTCCTTCGCGCACGGTGGCGTAGACCAGCGTGCTGCCGTCCGGCGAGAGCATCGGTTTCATGGCCGGCGTACCCTCGACCGGCATCGGCGTCGCGGCGCCGCCGCTGGCCGGGATGCGCATCAGCATGCTCGTCGCGCCATTGCGGCTGCCATACGGGCGCGGCGTGACGGAGGTGAACCAGACACTCGCGCCATCGGGGGCAGGCCAGGCGCCGTACGGGCCTGGCGCCGGTGCCGAGACGAGCGGTTGTGCCGGGCCATTCGCGTTGGCAACCAGTCGACTGCCTTCACCGGTCGTGACATCGAAGCGCCACAACTCGGCCGTGCGCGTCACATGCGGGTCGGTGACGGTCACGAGGATGGCGCGGCCGTCGGACGACCAGGCCGGTGAGAGCATCCCTGATCGCGGGAGGCGGCTCACTGGTCGTGGGTCACGACCGTCCGCGGTGGCCACCCAGATGTTGTCGGACCCGCTCGCGTCGCTGATGAACGCCAGCTGCGCTCCATCAGGGGAGAGACGGGGCTGCGACTGGAAGGCGCGCCCGGTGAGGAGCGGCCGCGCCTGACCGCCCTCGACCGGCAGGCGGTAGATGTCTCCCAGCAGTTCGAAGACCAGTGCACGCCCGTCCCGGGTGACGTCGAGCGAGACCCACGTGCCTTCCGTGGTGGTGAACGCCACGCGGCGCACCGGTGGATGGTCCTGCGCACACACGGTGGCGGGTATCGTCGTGGCGGCCATCGACCAGGTGCTGACCAACTGCACGACGGCCACTGCGGCAGCGCGGCTACGATGGATCACGGTTCGGAACTCCTCGACGCGTGCGAGGGGGAAGCGACGTCACGGGGCGCACCAGGCACTCCACCAGCCGAAAAGGTCGCCTGACACGCAGCGGAGCGCACGGGCTGCTGCATCGTGGCAAGCGGAATCGCCGTCGCCTCGACGCAGCGGGCGACACCAGGCGACACCGATGACGGACGGACGCCCGCGTCAGGCACTCGCCATGCCCGCCTCCTGCATCCGCCACGCGCTGGCTCCGGGACGCCCGGGCTTATTTCACCAGCCGGCTCCCGACCACCTTGCGATTGCGGCAAGCGGGAGCGGTGCCGTTCCGGCCGTGGCGGTCAGTCCGTGGCCAGGTACCGCTCGATCCCGTCCAGCACCCGCTGCAGCCCCCAGTCGAAACTCTCGTCCATCGTGCGCTGCTTGCCGTCCCGGGTGGGGAGCGACGAGCCCTCCGTGATCCCGCCCGAGGTCGACGTCAGGATCCCGGAGAGCATGGGATATCGCGGGTCGCCGATCGCGCGACTGAGATCGGCCCCGACCGCCGCGGCCCACTGTTCCGGCGTCACACCACGCGCGGTCGCGCGGCTGAGCGAGATGATGGTGTCCGCACTGCCATGCACGTAGCCGTGCACCACGCTCAGCACGTCCATCATGTCCTCGGGCGTGAGGCCGGTGTGGGCGATGGTGCGCAGGAACGCCTCGTGCCAGCTCAGCCAGTTCGGGCCATGCGGCGCCGCGACGAACGGCAGCTCGGCCAGCCACGGACGTGCACAGAGCATCTCGCGCTTGGCGCAGGCCCAGTGCCGGATCTCCGCGCGCCACCCCTCGTGCGGGCCGTCGCGCCGCGGTGGTGCGCCGAGTGCCGCATCCACCGCGGCGTCCACCAGTGCTTCCTTGTTCGGGAAGTAGCGGTAGAGCGCCATCGGCGTGTAGCCGAGCTGCGCGGCGACGGCGTGCATGGTGAGTGCCGCGAGATCACCCTCGTCCGCGACGCGGATGGCGGCGGCCACCACGTCATCACGACTCAGCGCCGCCTTCGGGCCACGCGTCGCCTTGTGCGGCGTGTCCCACAGCAACTCGCTGCGCTTGCGGATTTCCTCGGCGTCGAAGGCAACGCCTGATGCCGCCGGGTGCGTCGGCTCGGCCGTGCCGCGCCGTGGTGCCGCCTTGGTGGTGCCCTTCCGGCCCTTCGCTGCGGGACGTGCCGCCATGTCGCTCCGGTTTTCAGCCCGCCCATTGACAGGCCTGAAACTGTGTATATCGTATACTCGTAACAGTGTATGACGTAAACATAGCCCACCTCACGGAGCCTGACAATGTCACAGCCCACCTCGGCACCCACCCGGATCGCCCGCACCGCACGCCGCGCCGCCGGCACCCTGACCCCACTGGCGCTGGCAGCCGCCCTCGCGGCCACGGCAAGCTCATCCATTGCGCAGGGTGCGCCGGCGCAGCCGGTGGAGCGGTCCCGGTTCGAGTGCATCGTCTCCTCGGGCGGCCTGCTGCCCACCGGCGACCAGCGGGATGCCCTGAAGCGTGCCAACATGACGCTTGCCCAGGCGTCGTTCGCGGTCTGGCCGAACCTGGCCGTGACGGCGTCCATGGGCTGGGCGCGGAGCCGCGACATCGCGACGACCGGAGCGCCGAAGCTCGACGTGTTCACCTACGACGTGGGCGCGGAGCTGCGCGCGGATCGCTGGCTGTCGGGCCGGGCACTGACCTTCACGCCGTTCGCCGGCGGCGGCGCAGGCGGGCGCAGCTACAACTATCGCAGCCTCGACGTGGATGCATCGCACAACCTGGCGGCGTACGGCAGCGCCGGCGGTGAGCTCGGCTACCGTCGCATCCGGTTCCGCGTGGAGGCCCGCGACTACGTCTCCGGCTTCACGCCACTGACGGGAACGGGCACCGCTGCACGACGGAACGACGTGAGCGTGATGGCCGGGTTCCGCATCACGACGCACTGACCATGGCGCCGATGCGCGCCGCGCCCCGATCGGGCTGGCTGGTGCCGGCGGGGCTGATCGCACTGGGTGTCGTTCCGGCGCTGGCCGGAGCGGCACGGGTGCTGGAGCTGGTGCGCGGTGCGGTCGTCACCGCCGCCAACGCACGCTTCTTCGACATGCCAGAGCCGGTGGTGCTGCACATCACCGCTGTCATTCCGTTCAGCGTACTCGGCGCACTGCAGGTCTCGCCGGCGCTGCGTGCGCGGCACCCGAGGTGGCACCGGGGCGCCGGGCAGGGTGTGCTGGCGTGCGGCTTCATCGCCGCGCTGACGGGGCTGTGGATGACACTGACCTATCCATGGCCGCGCGGCGACGGCGTGGTGCTGTACGTCGAGCGGCTCGTGGTCGGCATCGCGATGCTCGGGTGCCTGCTGCTGGCGACCGGCGCGATCCGGCGACGCGCCTTCGCCGTGCACGGCGAGTGGATGATCCGCGCCTATGCGATCGGCATGGGCGCGGGGACGCAGGTGCTGACCCACCTGCCGTACTTCGTGCTGGTCGGGCGGCCGGACGAGACGGGTCGGGCCGTGCTGATGGGCGCGGGGTGGGCGATCAACGTGGTGGTGGCGGAGTGGATCATCCGGCGCGGGAGCCTCAGTCGATCGCCCATCCCGCGAGCAGCTTGTTGATGCCGCCCACCGACCCCGTCTCGAGTGGTGCCTTCAGCGTGCTCACGTAGTTCGGGTAGTTGCCGGCGCCCTGGAACACGATCGGCTTGCGCGTGCCGTCGGGCAGGATCGCCACGCCCGTGATGTCGTAGTTCGCCGGCACGAGGTCGTTCAGGTCGTCGTTGTGGGTGATGGCCGCGGCCTTCCAGGCCCGCTCGATCACCACCGGCGCCAGCACACGGCCATCGATCGAACGGCTCGTGGCCGTCGCGGTGAACACGAGCCGCGTGCCATCCGGTGGTTCCACCGAGCTGCGTTTCAGGTCGCTGCGGTAGGTCTGGAATCCCATCCCGACCGACATCCCGTACCAGTGCGTGTGGTTGTTCGGGCTCGGCTGGCCGGCGGCGTATCGCGTGGCGCCGGTGACCTTCCACGTGAAGTGCTGCGTGATGCCATCGTCGGCGTCCTGGTTCTTGTTCCAGTTGCTGCCGACCGGCTCGAGTTGCAGCGCGAACTGCGCCGAGCCGAAGGTCACGGTGATGCGCGACGTGGAGAACGAGTACTGCCCGGGCGCGACCCGCTGGCGATACGTGCCATCGGGACGCACCACGGGGCTGTAGCTGACGTTCGCGCCGGCCATGGTGATGCCGTTGATGCGGATGGCGATGTCGGTGATCTCACCGCGCAGCGGCGTGCCGTCGGCCATCGTCACGCGGCCGCTGATGACGTTCGCCGGCGGTGCGGTGACGGTGGTGCGCGGCGGCAGCGCGGTTCCGGAGACGAGCGCGCACAGTGAGAGCGCGAACATGGACATGGAAGGTGCAGGGATCACGGGTCAGCCCGGGTGAGATGTGGAGGTCGCCGTGCGCGCGTCAGTTCCCGCCGCCGGCGGCAACCATGTTGCCTCCACCCGCCGCGACCATCTGGCCGGCGGCGTTCACCGCGATCAGCGTGCTGCCGTCGTTGCCGATCAGGCTCGCCCCGTCATTGCCCACCAGCGACGAGCCATTCCACGTGTAGGTGCCTGGCCTGCCTGCGATCGCCACCACGGCACCGCGCCGGAGCGCCGCCGTTGCGATGCTGGTGCGCGGCGCCGAGCCGGCGAACCACTGCTGGTTGCGTGCCCCGCCCGCCCACTGCCGGTTGCGATCGCCACTGCACGGCCAGAGGATGACCGGGCGGTTGCCGCCGTTGTTCTGGCCGAACCACCCCGCACCGCTCAGGTCCACGCAGTACCCCGAGTTGTGGCCGATCTTGCTGTTGGCCCAGACCGCGAAGTTCTGCGTGGCCACGTCGCCGTTGCAGGTGCGGAGCCGCAGCTGTGCCCCCTGCGCACGCCCATCCGAGGCCACGCAGTAGTTCGTGCCCTGCAGCCTGATGACACCATTCGTCACCACGAACTTCTCGTTGGCGCCACCGCCGCAGTACCACCCGATGATGCGCGCCCCCTCGATCACGCCGCCTTCCACGTTCATGCACACGCCACCGACACCGCTGAACACGGTCTGGGCGCCGGCGACCGTCGGTGCACTTCCTGCCACAGCGGCGACGAGCGCCAGCACTCCTGCGAGCTTCTTCATGGGAACTCCGGTGTTTGGGTTGGGACGGTTGCGTGGTGCAATGCGAGGCGCCGAGGCGCTGATCGCGGGGGAATCACGGTGTCTGGTGGCGCGGCAGGTGGCGCGGCAGGTGGCGTGGCAGGTGGCGCGGCAGGTGGCGTGGCAGTGGGCGTCGGCGCCGCCGCCTGGACCTCGCCCTGCGTGAGCGGGATGCCCCGGATCACGGTCGCGGCACCGACCTTCAGTGCCGCCTCCCCCGTGGCCGCCTTGTCGAGCGTGAACACGAGCTCGAATCGCGAGCGCTCGAGCGGCGGCACGGTCAGCACGCCCTGCGCGGCCCCCTCGCGAACCCGGACCGACACGCGCGGCAGGCGGCGGCCGGTGCCATCCACCAGCACGAACGCGCTGTCGGGCGGCACGGGGAGCGTGACCGCCGCCTCGCCCGTGTTACGGAGAAACAGGTGAAGTCGCACCACCACGCCGGGAACGAGGTCCACGGTCGGGACGGCAGCCTGCAGGTCGCCGAACGGCACCGAGACGCCACCGGCCGCCGGGACGTCGATGCTGGCCGCACGGGTGAGCGCCACGTCGGCCGACATCGACGCGATCCGCTGCGCCGCACGGGCGAGCACACCCTGCGCGCTCGCGACCGCGGTCGGGAGGCACAGGAGCGCCACCAGGCGGGACACAGGCCGCCCTCGGTGGCATCGCATGAGACCGCTGCCTATCATGGCTCTGTACCGAATTGGGGGAGATGATGCGTCGTACCGGGAAAGCAGGAACCGGCCGCGAATCGGCTCATGCCGCTGCCGGCGCCAACCGCCGTGGGGTGACGTGACGGCGTCCGGACCGGTCGACCTGACGGGGTACGTGGTGCCCGGCGCCTCGCTCGAGCGGAGCGCCCTGGATGCGCTGCTGCCGGCGGTGTACGGCGAGCTCCGCGCACTGGCCGCGCGACATCTGCGTGCCGAGCGCCCGGACCACACCCTGCAGCCCACGGCGCTGGTCCACGAGGCCTACCTGCGCATCGCCGCCGTACCACAGGTGAGTGTGCTGGATCGCAGCCAGTTCTTCGGGCTTGCGGCGCAGATGATGCGCCGGATCCTGGTCAACCACGCCGAGTCGCGGCAGGCAGCGAAGCGCGGCGGCGGGGCGACACGCGTCACGCTCGACGACTCGGTCTCGTGGGGTGGCGGGCAGGCGCTCGACCTGGTGGAACTGGACGACGCGCTCACGCGCCTCGCCGCGATCAGCCCGCGGCAGGCGCAGGTGGTGGAACTGCGCTTCTTCGCCGGCCTCGGCATCGACGAGGCATCGACGGTGCTCGGCATCTCGCCGGCGACACTCAAGCGCGAGTGGACGCTGGCGCGCGCGTGGCTGCGCGACGCACTGCGCGCCGACTGACCTCACGCCGTGACCGCGCCATCCTGGGAGGAGGTGTCCGCGCTCTTCCACGCCGCTCTCGACCAGCCCGACGCGACCCGCACGGCGTTCGTCCAGTCCCGCAGCCGACACGATGCCGCGCTGGGCGCACGCGTCATGGCGCTGCTGTCGGAGCATGAATCACCGGATGACTTCCTCGCGGTGCCCGCGGCGGCGCTCGCGCTCGACGAGGTGAGCGAGCCGCTCCCATCGAACGGGCGCATCGGGCCGTACAAGCTGCTGCGCGAGATCGGGCGCGGCGGCATGGGTGCGGTGTACCTCGCAGACCGCGACGACGGCGAGTACCGGCAGCAGGTCGCCCTGAAGCTGGTCAAGCGCGGGATGGACACCGACCGGATCGTGGCGCGCTTCCGCCAGGAGCGACAGCTGCTTGCCGCGCTCGACCACCCGAACATCGCACGCCTGCTCGATGGCGGCACCACCGCCGACGGCCGGCCGTACGTGGTGATGGAGCACGTGGATGGCACCGGGATCCGCGAGTATTGCGAGCGCCGGTCGCCCTCGATCGACGAGCGGCTGGCGCTGTTCCGCACCCTCTGCGCCGCAGTGCAGCACGCGCACCAGAACCTGATCGTGCACCGCGACATCAAGGCTGCGAACGTGCTGGTGACGGCCGGCGGCGTGCCGAAGCTGCTCGACTTCGGCATCGCACGGCTCCTGGATGCCACCGGCGCCGAGGGCGCGACGGCCACCGAGACGCTGCACGCCCTCACACCGGAGTACGCCAGCCCGGAGCAGCTGCTCGGCGCCCCGCTCTCGACCAGCACTGACGTCTACTCGCTGGGTGTGCTGTTGTACGAGCTGCTCACGGACCAGCGGCCGTTCGCGACGGCTGGTCGCAGCCTGGCCGAGATCACGCGGCTGGTGCGCGAGACCGAGCCGCCCCTGCCGAGTATCGTGGTCGCACGACGCGACGCCACCCTCGCACGCCGGCTGCGCGGTGACCTCGACACGATCGTGCTGATGGCGCTGCACAAGGATCCGGCGCGCCGCTACCGCTCCGTCGAGCAGCTCTCCGAGGACGTGCGCCGGCATCTCGACCGGCTGCCGGTGGTGGCGCAGCGTGACCGCGCGTCGTACCGGCTGATGAAGTTCGTGCGACGGAACCGCGTCGGCGTGACAGCGGCGACGCTCGCGTCACTCGCGCTGCTCGGTGGCACGACCGCCGCGCTCTGGCAGGCGCGGATCGCCCGGACCGAGCGCGCACGGTCGGACCGGCGCTTTGCCGAGGTGCGTTCGCTGGCCACGTCGTTCCTGTTCGACATCAACGATGCGCTGGTGACCCTGAAGGGGTCCACGCCGACGCGCGCCCTGCTGGTGAAGCGTGCGCTGGAGTCGCTGGATGGCCTCGCGAAGGAGGCCCCCGGCGACCCCGCGCTGCAGCGCGACCTGGCCGCCGCCTACGTGCGCGTCGGCGCGGTCCAGGGCAACTCGTCCACGTCGAACCTCGGTGACACACCGGGTGCGCTGCGCAGCTACGAGCGCGCGGTGGCGCTGCTCGATGCGATCCCGGCCAGCCAGGCACGCGACACCAGCATCCTGCAGGTGACGTGGCAGGCGCACGAGGGCCTGGCCAACATGCGCAACATCACCGGCGACCTGCCGGCGGCGATCCAGAGCTTCGGCCGCGCGCGCGACGTGCTGCGGATGCTGGCCGCCGCCGCGCCAGGCAGCACCGAGCACCCGCGCATGCTGGCGATGGTGCTGCGTGAGCTCGGAGAG contains:
- a CDS encoding serine/threonine protein kinase is translated as MTAPSWEEVSALFHAALDQPDATRTAFVQSRSRHDAALGARVMALLSEHESPDDFLAVPAAALALDEVSEPLPSNGRIGPYKLLREIGRGGMGAVYLADRDDGEYRQQVALKLVKRGMDTDRIVARFRQERQLLAALDHPNIARLLDGGTTADGRPYVVMEHVDGTGIREYCERRSPSIDERLALFRTLCAAVQHAHQNLIVHRDIKAANVLVTAGGVPKLLDFGIARLLDATGAEGATATETLHALTPEYASPEQLLGAPLSTSTDVYSLGVLLYELLTDQRPFATAGRSLAEITRLVRETEPPLPSIVVARRDATLARRLRGDLDTIVLMALHKDPARRYRSVEQLSEDVRRHLDRLPVVAQRDRASYRLMKFVRRNRVGVTAATLASLALLGGTTAALWQARIARTERARSDRRFAEVRSLATSFLFDINDALVTLKGSTPTRALLVKRALESLDGLAKEAPGDPALQRDLAAAYVRVGAVQGNSSTSNLGDTPGALRSYERAVALLDAIPASQARDTSILQVTWQAHEGLANMRNITGDLPAAIQSFGRARDVLRMLAAAAPGSTEHPRMLAMVLRELGETLGADGQASVGDIPGALTNLREAVAIGERLLQRAPSDRRVRISLSTNLMALGSLAVAVGDSLGTTQLARAVGLLERAVAEEPRNVFAREELLSAYSRIRQPWADAARYAEALAIDRKTIALLDAMIANDPQNTLYRRNRGVMLNSLGRDLRAASQAAAAVPYHRAALDVAEQRRAADPQSVENQHDVAVTLEFLGEALADAGLARPALEAFDRAQVASEALQVAEPANPRHGSDLSLIHAGRGRAFGALGAPAPADSALALAVPLAEAAARDTLNTRWQVNLALVYATAGDVLLARSRRHGAGPAHDEECRAAATWHARSVATFRRMQQKGILPARLLPRLAVSEAGSNGCGVTVRRGG